The genomic region GGAGCTTTGCCCCCGGCGACACGGGCCATGTGTCCTGGGCCGCCGACTCTGGCCTTATCCTCGCTCAAGACTGAACAAGACCAACCAACAGGGAGATTTCAGCAATGACCGACAAGATTGACCACATCTCGCGTCAGAAGTTCATGGAAGAACTGCGGCGCTACCAAAAGGGCTCGGTAAGCCGGCGTCATTTCCTTGGCGTGACCGGCCTTGGTGCCGCAAGCGCCGTGCTGGGGGCTGCCATGCCCGGCCTTCTGCCGCGCGCGGCCTTGGCGCAAGGCATTGGCGACCGTGTGGGGCTGGCGACCTGGCCCAACTATCACGACGCTGCCAACTTCGACGCCTTCACCGCCGAAACCGGGGCGGCCGTGCAGGTCAATGTCTTCGGGTCGAACGAGGAAATGCTGGCCAAGCTGCAGGCGGGCGGTTCGGGCTGGGATGTCTTTGTGCCGACCAACTACACCATCACCACCTATGTCGAGCAGGACCTGATCGAGCCTTTGGATCTGGCCCTGCTGCCCAACTACGACGCCGCCAGCTTTGACCAGCGCTTTGCCGGGCCCGGCACGGTGGATGGCAAGCTTTACGCCGTGCCGAAAAACTGGGGGACCACCGGCTTTGCGGTGAACACCAACCACACCGGCGGCACGACGCCCGCCACCTGGAAAGAGTTCTTTGATCTGACCCAGACCACCTTCTCGGGCCGGACGATGGTGCATGACTATCAACTGACCACCATCGGTGCGGCGCTGAAGGCCTTTGGCTATTCGTTCAACTCGATCGACCCTGCGGAACTTGCCAAGGCGGAAGAGCTTTTGCTGGCCACCAAGCCGCATCTCTTTGCGATCAATTCGGACTACCAGCCGTCGATGCGGTCGGGCGATGCCTGGATGACGATCTGCTGGACGGGCGACGGCAAGCAGCTGAACCGCGACATGCCGGAGATTGCCTATGTCCTTGGCCGCGAAGGCGGTGAGCTTTGGTCGGATTTCTACGCCATTCCGAAGGGTGCCCCGCACCGTGAGGCGGCCTATGCCCTGATCAACTTCCTTCTGACGCCCGAGGTCAACGCCAAGGAAGCGCTGTTCCACGGCTATCCGGTGGCCGATGCCCGGGTGAACGCCCTTCTGCCGCCCGAGGTGCTGAACGATCCGATCCTCTACCCCGCGGCAGACCTCCTGAACGCGCTGGAGTTTGGCGCAGCAGCCACCTTGACCGATCCGAACCGGGCCGAGCTGATGGCCCGCTTCAAGTCGGCGTAAAGTTCATGCAGCGGCGGCTTTCCACATGGCTTCTTCTGGCCCCCGCGGGGCTGTGGTTTGCCGTCATGCTGGTGCTGCCGCTGTGCTTCGTCCTTGTCTTCAGCTTTGGCGAGCGTGAGGCGGCGGGCGGCTACGTCCCCGCCTTCACCTTCGCGCAATACGCCAACCTTCCCGCCCGCGGCACGGCCTTTCTGAACACGCTGATGCTGGCGCCACTGGGCACGCTTCTGTCGCTGCTCATCGCCTATCCGCTTGCGTATTTCCTCGCGATGCGGGCCAGCCCGCAGTGGCGAACGACCCTGCTGATCCTGGTCATCGTGCCCTTCTGGACCTCCATCCTGATCCGCAGCTATGCGTGGATCTTCATCCTTGGCGGGCAAGGTCTGCCCGCCTTGATCGAATGGCTTGGGCTTGGCAGCTACCGTCTGATCAACACGCCCTTCGCCGTGCTGACGGGCATCGTTTACGGCTATCTGCCGCTGATGGTCCTGCCGGTCTATGTCAGCCTTGAACGGCTGGACAAGCGCCTTTTGGAGGCCTCGGCAGACCTTGGGGCGCCACCCTTGCGCAGCTTCCTGCAGGTGACCCTGCCCCTGTCGCTGCCGGGCGTGGCCACCGGCTGCATGCTGGTCTTCATCCTTCTGATGGGTGAGTTTCTGATCCCCGCCATGCTGGGCGGCGGCAAGGTGTTCTTCATCGGCAATGCGCTGGTCGATCTGTTCCTGCAATCGCGCAACTGGGCTTTTGGCGCCGCCGTGGCCGTCACGCTGGTTGTCATCATGCTCGTCACCGTGTCGCTTTACATGTGGCTGATGCGCCGCATGGGTGGTGTGCGCGATGACGTGGCGCTGATGTAGGGTGGCCGGGATGCGCCTTTACGCCTTTGCCGTCTACCTGTTCCTGTACCTGCCGATCGCGGTCATCGCGATCTTCAGCTTCAACGCGGGCCGCCATGCCAGCCAGTTCACCGGGTTTTCGGTGCAATGGTATGGCAAGGCCCTGTCCAACCCCTTTGTGATCGAGGCGCTGTGGAACAGCTTTGTCGTGGCCCTGTCCTCGGCCCTGATCGCCAGCGTGTTCGGCACGATGGCCGCTTTGGCCCTGCAAGGCATGAAGGGACGCGTGCGCATGGTTGCCGATGCGCTGATCTATGTGGCGGTGATGGTGCCCGGCATCGTCATCGGCATTGCGACGCTGATCGCCCTTGTGACGCTGTTCGGCTGGATCAACCCCCTGCTGGCCAGTCTGGCGCCCGAGGGACAGGCCCCGCAGCTGGCAATGGGCTACGGATCGCTGATCGCGGCCCACGCGCTGTTTTCCATGTCTCTGGTCATCATCATCCTGCGCGCCCGGCTGGCAGGCATGGACCGCAGCCTGATGGAAGCCTCAGCCGATCTTTATGCGCCCCCCTTGGCGACGTTCCGGCAAGTCACGCTGCCCTTGATATTTCCCGGGATCCTTGCGGGGTTCCTGCTCAGCTTCACCTTCAGCTTTGACGATTTCATCATCGCCTTCTTCGTCGCCGGGTCCGAGACCACTTTGCCGATCTATGTCTTTTCCTCGATCCGCCGCGGCGTCACGCCTGAAATCAACGCCATCGGCACCATGGTCCTGGCGGTGTCGCTTCTCCTGTTGATCGCAGCACAAGTGATCTTGCGGCGTGGGCCAAAGACCGGGGGCACGGATGCTGCTTGAGGGACGCGTGGCGTTTCTGACCGGGGCCGGGTCTGGCATTGGGCGGGCCGGGGCGCTGGCGCTGGCGCGGGAAGGGGCGGTTCTCACCGTCACTGATCTGGACGGCGCGCGGGCGCAAGGCGTGGCCGAGGAAATCCGTGCAGCCGGGGGCCGGGCCGAGGCGATGGCGCTGGACGCCGCCGACGATGCCGCCGTTCAGGCCGCGATAGACGCCGTTGCCGCGCGGGGCCGACTGGACATCTTGCATTCCCATGCCGGAATTCAGGTGCCGGGCCGGCTGACCGAGGTCAGCC from Tabrizicola piscis harbors:
- a CDS encoding ABC transporter substrate-binding protein, with the protein product MTDKIDHISRQKFMEELRRYQKGSVSRRHFLGVTGLGAASAVLGAAMPGLLPRAALAQGIGDRVGLATWPNYHDAANFDAFTAETGAAVQVNVFGSNEEMLAKLQAGGSGWDVFVPTNYTITTYVEQDLIEPLDLALLPNYDAASFDQRFAGPGTVDGKLYAVPKNWGTTGFAVNTNHTGGTTPATWKEFFDLTQTTFSGRTMVHDYQLTTIGAALKAFGYSFNSIDPAELAKAEELLLATKPHLFAINSDYQPSMRSGDAWMTICWTGDGKQLNRDMPEIAYVLGREGGELWSDFYAIPKGAPHREAAYALINFLLTPEVNAKEALFHGYPVADARVNALLPPEVLNDPILYPAADLLNALEFGAAATLTDPNRAELMARFKSA
- a CDS encoding ABC transporter permease, which encodes MQRRLSTWLLLAPAGLWFAVMLVLPLCFVLVFSFGEREAAGGYVPAFTFAQYANLPARGTAFLNTLMLAPLGTLLSLLIAYPLAYFLAMRASPQWRTTLLILVIVPFWTSILIRSYAWIFILGGQGLPALIEWLGLGSYRLINTPFAVLTGIVYGYLPLMVLPVYVSLERLDKRLLEASADLGAPPLRSFLQVTLPLSLPGVATGCMLVFILLMGEFLIPAMLGGGKVFFIGNALVDLFLQSRNWAFGAAVAVTLVVIMLVTVSLYMWLMRRMGGVRDDVALM
- a CDS encoding ABC transporter permease, which codes for MRLYAFAVYLFLYLPIAVIAIFSFNAGRHASQFTGFSVQWYGKALSNPFVIEALWNSFVVALSSALIASVFGTMAALALQGMKGRVRMVADALIYVAVMVPGIVIGIATLIALVTLFGWINPLLASLAPEGQAPQLAMGYGSLIAAHALFSMSLVIIILRARLAGMDRSLMEASADLYAPPLATFRQVTLPLIFPGILAGFLLSFTFSFDDFIIAFFVAGSETTLPIYVFSSIRRGVTPEINAIGTMVLAVSLLLLIAAQVILRRGPKTGGTDAA